A DNA window from Oryzias latipes chromosome 5, ASM223467v1 contains the following coding sequences:
- the r3hdm2 gene encoding R3H domain-containing protein 2 isoform X15 — MDCTLPPAIGQPNTLPYLSWVPHPTPFQHSLSPTKMSVSLTTDIQQEGESGPITEPCNRGKTFPLLQGTKEGTGESLEYEDVSPQDVQKRAPNHSHGRKRAKSNAKLKLVRSLAVCEESSGPFNDGPPESDIIQLHISCPSDKEEEKSSKDEFENEEKEKKDKTPRKMLSRDSSQEYTDSTGIDVHEFLVNTLKNNPRDRMMLLKLEQDILEFINDDNNQYKKFPQMTSYHRMLLHRVAAYFGMDHNVDQTGKAVIINKTGNTRIPEQRFSEHIKDERNMDFQKKFILKRDDASMDKDDNQIRVPLQDGRRSKSIEEREEEYQRVRDRIFARESSQNGYINDNRGNRESSSRASSSRQSSTDSDMKCLEPRPWSSTDSDSSNRTLRPPVTKASSFSGISILTRGDSLGSNKGSQGSCKGSRSGLPLISPDLCPPASVPQPSRSLLPCPAQQPQQTQPQAPPQTALLPTPQQHPMGNHMIAQGEELASQFTQMTLSRQGSTENPEPPPMYQAPPTVLSQHPPPQTGYIMATTGQPMPPPAGYQPATGHTHPPPPPPPPSQPVLQAPPPQSYMQPPPPQQIQVSYYPPGQFASTGQQYRVSQPVSHQVSYPAQRSQPMPQPTQQSGLQTMIPSQQPSYQGMMGVQQASNPGLLNSQRAGIGGQMQSIMVQYPQMPSYQVPVANENQQVVQPQYQQQVMVPVSQSVQGPMPVYYSVITPTQQNSTSPSVSYLQPPSSEQYQMTQSPSPCNPQPLQQQYSGVPAPGPGVMVMQLSVPNGPQPSQNPPLVQWNPCKYYSIEQRPSKPGELYKPDNTPQATTQLTSPLASPTQSPTPSPSGSVSSICPGLAPLPLISQFQRPGGPNQGDGRYSLLGQPLQYSLCPPSLMHGQSSYSSHQGQGVMKHGARGKKQTLKSASTDLGTTDVVVSRVLEVTDLPEGISRLEAEKLFNQLSLCGAKIQWLKDPQGGRAGGCGSGPGAGPSGTGASMASMRMKGDSHDPAHLYTVVAVFPSTMAAQSASFKLNNSGASLFKLRAAKKNYDLRVLERASSQ, encoded by the exons ATGGACTGCACTTTGCCTCCTGCTATAGGCCAACCCAATACACTTCCTTA cctctCCTGGGTACCCCACCCAACCCCTTTCCAACACTCACTCTCTCCTACGAAGATGTCAGTGAGTCTGACAACAGACATCCAGCAGGAGGGAGAAAGTGGGCCAATTACTGAGCCCTGCAATCGAGGCAAGACTTTCCCTCTGCTACAAGGTACCAAGGAAGGAACGGGGGAGAGCCTGGAGTATGAAGATGTCTCCCCACAAGATGTACAG AAACGGGCACCCAACCACAGCCATGGTAGGAAAAGGGCCAAG TCCAATGCAAAACTGAAGTTGGTACGAAGTCTGGCAGTTTGTGAAGAGTCCTCTGGTCCATTCAACGATGGACCTCCAGAATCG GATATCATCCAGCTTCACATTAGCTGTCCATCAGATAAAGAGGAGGAGAAGTCTTCAAAAGATGAATTTGAAAATGAagagaaggagaagaaggacAAGACTCCTAGAAAGATGTTGTCACGTG ATTCCAGCCAGGAATACACTGACTCCACGGGCATCGATGTTCATGAGTTTTTGGTCAACACACTGAAAAACAATCCCAG GGATCGAATGATGCTGCTTAAACTAGAACAAGATATCCTGGAGTTTATTAATGATGACAA tAACCAATATAAGAAGTTTCCTCAAATGACTTCTTATCACCGAATGCTGCTGCACCGTGTAGCTGCCTACTTCGGCATGGACCACAATGTGGATCAGACAGGCAAGGCTGTCATCATCAACAAAACTGGCAATACGCGCAT CCCAGAACAAAGGTTCTCTGAACACATCAAGGACGAAAGAAACATggactttcaaaaaaaattcaTTCTTAAGAGAGACGATGCAAGTATGGACAAAGACGACAATCAG ATCCGTGTGCCACTGCAGGACGGGCGGCGTAGCAAGTCTATAGAGGAGCGAGAGGAAGAATATCAACGGGTACGAGACCGGATCTTTGCCCGAGAA tcctCACAAAATGGATACATCAATGACAACAG AGGGAATCGCGAGAGCTCAAGCCGGGCATCTAGCAGTCGTCAAAGCAGTACAGATAGTGACATGAAGTGCCTGGAGCCGCGACCCTGGAGCAGTACGGATTCGGACAGTTCCAACCGCACACTTCGGCCACCTGTCACCAAGGCCAGCAGCTTCTCTGGCATCTCCATCCTCACCAGAGGCGATAGCCTTGGTAGCAACAAAGGATCACAGGGAAGCTGCAAAGGCTCCCGCTCTG GCCTTCCTCTGATCAGTCCTGATTTGTGTCCTCCAGCTTCAGTCCCACAACCCAGTCGTAGCCTGCTTCCTTGCCCCGCTCAACAGCCACAGCAAACACAGCCCCAGGCTCCACCACAGACTGCCCTGCTCCCCACACCCCAGCAGCACCCCATGGGTAACCACATGATTGCTCAG GGTGAAGAACTCGCGTCTCAGTTCACCCAGATGACACTCAGTAGGCAAGGATCAACTGAGAATCCTGAGCCACCCCCCATGTATCAGGCTCCTCCCACTGTTCTGTCACAACATCCCCCTCCACAGACGGGATACATCATGGCTACCACTGGCCAGCCGATGCCGCCTCCAGCCGGCTATCAGCCTGCTACTGGACACACCCAtcctccaccaccacctcctcctccatcccagCCTGTCCTGCAAGCTCCGCCTCCACAAAGCTATATGCAGCCACCTCCACCTCAGCAG ATACAGGTGTCCTACTACCCTCCGGGCCAATTTGCAAGCACAGGTCAGCAGTACAGGGTGTCCCAGCCCGTGTCCCACCAGGTGTCGTACCCTGCCCAGCGCTCCCAACCCATGCCTCAGCCCACCCAGCAGTCAG GTCTTCAGACCATGATCCCCAGCCAGCAACCAAGCTACCAAGGCATGATGGGAGTCCAACAGGCTTCAAACCCTGGTTTGCTCAATTCTCAAAGAGCTGGCATAGGAGGACAAATGCAAAGCATAATGGTCCAGTACCCACAGATGCCATCATATCAG GTTCCAGTGGCAAATGAAAACCAACAGGTGGTGCAACCGCAGTACCAGCAGCAGGTCATGGTACCAGTTAGTCAGTCTGTCCAGGGACCCATGCCCGTCTACTACAGTGTTATCACACCCACACAGCAGAACAGCACAAG CCCGTCAGTAAGTTACTTGCAGCCTCCGAGCTCTGAGCAGTACCAGATGACACAGTCACCGTCTCCCTGCAACCCTCAACCACTGCAACAGCAATATTCTG GAGTGCCCGCCCCTGGACCCGGGGTGATGGTCATGCAGCTGAGTGTCCCCAATGGACCCCAGCCTTCCCAGAATCCCCCTTTGGTCCAGTGGAACCCGTGCAAGTACTACAGTATAGAGCAGAGGCCCAGCAAACCAGGGGAGCTCTATAAACCTGACAACACTCCACAG GCCACTACTCAGCTGACAAGTCCATTGGCCTCCCCCACTCAGTCTCCCACCCCGTCTCCCTCCGGAAGTGTCAGCAGCATATGTCCAGGCCTGGCACCTTTACCCCTCATTTCCCAGTTTCAGCGGCCCGGAGGACCCAATCAAG GTGATGGACGCTATTCTCTGTTAGGGCAGCCCCTCCAGTACAGTTTGTGTCCTCCGTCACTCATGCATGGCCAGTCCTCCTACAGTTCCCATCAG GGTCAAGGAGTAATGAAACACGGAGCACGGGGGAAGAAACAAACCCTTAAATCTGCATCAACAGATCTCGGCACCACTGACGTTG TGGTGAGTCGAGTACTTGAGGTCACAGACCTGCCAGAAGGGATTTCGCGCCTTGAGGCTGAAAAACTCTTTAACCAGCTGTCTCTATGTGGTGCCAAGATTCAGTGGCTGAAGGATCCCCAGGGAGGCCGGGCAGGAGGCTGCGGCTCCGGTCCCGGAGCGGGGCCCTCTGGGACCGGAGCCTCTATGGCCAGCATGAGAATGAAGGGGGACAGCCATGACCCGGCGCACCTCTACACAGTGGTGGCAGTGTTCCCCAGCACCATGGCTGCCCAGAGTGCTTCCTTCAAACTTAACAACAGTGGGGCCAGCCTCTTCAAACTGAGGGCGGCGAAAAAGAACTATGACCTGCGTGTGCTGGAGAGAGCCAGTTCCCAGTGA
- the r3hdm2 gene encoding R3H domain-containing protein 2 isoform X13, translating to MDCTLPPAIGQPNTLPYLSWVPHPTPFQHSLSPTKMSVSLTTDIQQEGESGPITEPCNRGKTFPLLQGTKEGTGESLEYEDVSPQDVQKRAPNHSHGRKRAKSNAKLKLVRSLAVCEESSGPFNDGPPESDIIQLHISCPSDKEEEKSSKDEFENEEKEKKDKTPRKMLSRDSSQEYTDSTGIDVHEFLVNTLKNNPRDRMMLLKLEQDILEFINDDNNQYKKFPQMTSYHRMLLHRVAAYFGMDHNVDQTGKAVIINKTGNTRIPEQRFSEHIKDERNMDFQKKFILKRDDASMDKDDNQIRVPLQDGRRSKSIEEREEEYQRVRDRIFARESSQNGYINDNRLSTEGYSSTSQKRRQIFRGNRESSSRASSSRQSSTDSDMKCLEPRPWSSTDSDSSNRTLRPPVTKASSFSGISILTRGDSLGSNKGSQGSCKGSRSGLPLISPDLCPPASVPQPSRSLLPCPAQQPQQTQPQAPPQTALLPTPQQHPMGNHMIAQGEELASQFTQMTLSRQGSTENPEPPPMYQAPPTVLSQHPPPQTGYIMATTGQPMPPPAGYQPATGHTHPPPPPPPPSQPVLQAPPPQSYMQPPPPQQIQVSYYPPGQFASTGQQYRVSQPVSHQVSYPAQRSQPMPQPTQQSGLQTMIPSQQPSYQGMMGVQQASNPGLLNSQRAGIGGQMQSIMVQYPQMPSYQVPVANENQQVVQPQYQQQVMVPVSQSVQGPMPVYYSVITPTQQNSTSPSVSYLQPPSSEQYQMTQSPSPCNPQPLQQQYSGVPAPGPGVMVMQLSVPNGPQPSQNPPLVQWNPCKYYSIEQRPSKPGELYKPDNTPQATTQLTSPLASPTQSPTPSPSGSVSSICPGLAPLPLISQFQRPGGPNQGDGRYSLLGQPLQYSLCPPSLMHGQSSYSSHQGQGVMKHGARGKKQTLKSASTDLGTTDVVVSRVLEVTDLPEGISRLEAEKLFNQLSLCGAKIQWLKDPQGGRAGGCGSGPGAGPSGTGASMASMRMKGDSHDPAHLYTVVAVFPSTMAAQSASFKLNNSGASLFKLRAAKKNYDLRVLERASSQ from the exons ATGGACTGCACTTTGCCTCCTGCTATAGGCCAACCCAATACACTTCCTTA cctctCCTGGGTACCCCACCCAACCCCTTTCCAACACTCACTCTCTCCTACGAAGATGTCAGTGAGTCTGACAACAGACATCCAGCAGGAGGGAGAAAGTGGGCCAATTACTGAGCCCTGCAATCGAGGCAAGACTTTCCCTCTGCTACAAGGTACCAAGGAAGGAACGGGGGAGAGCCTGGAGTATGAAGATGTCTCCCCACAAGATGTACAG AAACGGGCACCCAACCACAGCCATGGTAGGAAAAGGGCCAAG TCCAATGCAAAACTGAAGTTGGTACGAAGTCTGGCAGTTTGTGAAGAGTCCTCTGGTCCATTCAACGATGGACCTCCAGAATCG GATATCATCCAGCTTCACATTAGCTGTCCATCAGATAAAGAGGAGGAGAAGTCTTCAAAAGATGAATTTGAAAATGAagagaaggagaagaaggacAAGACTCCTAGAAAGATGTTGTCACGTG ATTCCAGCCAGGAATACACTGACTCCACGGGCATCGATGTTCATGAGTTTTTGGTCAACACACTGAAAAACAATCCCAG GGATCGAATGATGCTGCTTAAACTAGAACAAGATATCCTGGAGTTTATTAATGATGACAA tAACCAATATAAGAAGTTTCCTCAAATGACTTCTTATCACCGAATGCTGCTGCACCGTGTAGCTGCCTACTTCGGCATGGACCACAATGTGGATCAGACAGGCAAGGCTGTCATCATCAACAAAACTGGCAATACGCGCAT CCCAGAACAAAGGTTCTCTGAACACATCAAGGACGAAAGAAACATggactttcaaaaaaaattcaTTCTTAAGAGAGACGATGCAAGTATGGACAAAGACGACAATCAG ATCCGTGTGCCACTGCAGGACGGGCGGCGTAGCAAGTCTATAGAGGAGCGAGAGGAAGAATATCAACGGGTACGAGACCGGATCTTTGCCCGAGAA tcctCACAAAATGGATACATCAATGACAACAG GCTTTCCACTGAAGGCTACAGCTCTACCTCTCAAAAGAGGAGGCAGATCTTTAG AGGGAATCGCGAGAGCTCAAGCCGGGCATCTAGCAGTCGTCAAAGCAGTACAGATAGTGACATGAAGTGCCTGGAGCCGCGACCCTGGAGCAGTACGGATTCGGACAGTTCCAACCGCACACTTCGGCCACCTGTCACCAAGGCCAGCAGCTTCTCTGGCATCTCCATCCTCACCAGAGGCGATAGCCTTGGTAGCAACAAAGGATCACAGGGAAGCTGCAAAGGCTCCCGCTCTG GCCTTCCTCTGATCAGTCCTGATTTGTGTCCTCCAGCTTCAGTCCCACAACCCAGTCGTAGCCTGCTTCCTTGCCCCGCTCAACAGCCACAGCAAACACAGCCCCAGGCTCCACCACAGACTGCCCTGCTCCCCACACCCCAGCAGCACCCCATGGGTAACCACATGATTGCTCAG GGTGAAGAACTCGCGTCTCAGTTCACCCAGATGACACTCAGTAGGCAAGGATCAACTGAGAATCCTGAGCCACCCCCCATGTATCAGGCTCCTCCCACTGTTCTGTCACAACATCCCCCTCCACAGACGGGATACATCATGGCTACCACTGGCCAGCCGATGCCGCCTCCAGCCGGCTATCAGCCTGCTACTGGACACACCCAtcctccaccaccacctcctcctccatcccagCCTGTCCTGCAAGCTCCGCCTCCACAAAGCTATATGCAGCCACCTCCACCTCAGCAG ATACAGGTGTCCTACTACCCTCCGGGCCAATTTGCAAGCACAGGTCAGCAGTACAGGGTGTCCCAGCCCGTGTCCCACCAGGTGTCGTACCCTGCCCAGCGCTCCCAACCCATGCCTCAGCCCACCCAGCAGTCAG GTCTTCAGACCATGATCCCCAGCCAGCAACCAAGCTACCAAGGCATGATGGGAGTCCAACAGGCTTCAAACCCTGGTTTGCTCAATTCTCAAAGAGCTGGCATAGGAGGACAAATGCAAAGCATAATGGTCCAGTACCCACAGATGCCATCATATCAG GTTCCAGTGGCAAATGAAAACCAACAGGTGGTGCAACCGCAGTACCAGCAGCAGGTCATGGTACCAGTTAGTCAGTCTGTCCAGGGACCCATGCCCGTCTACTACAGTGTTATCACACCCACACAGCAGAACAGCACAAG CCCGTCAGTAAGTTACTTGCAGCCTCCGAGCTCTGAGCAGTACCAGATGACACAGTCACCGTCTCCCTGCAACCCTCAACCACTGCAACAGCAATATTCTG GAGTGCCCGCCCCTGGACCCGGGGTGATGGTCATGCAGCTGAGTGTCCCCAATGGACCCCAGCCTTCCCAGAATCCCCCTTTGGTCCAGTGGAACCCGTGCAAGTACTACAGTATAGAGCAGAGGCCCAGCAAACCAGGGGAGCTCTATAAACCTGACAACACTCCACAG GCCACTACTCAGCTGACAAGTCCATTGGCCTCCCCCACTCAGTCTCCCACCCCGTCTCCCTCCGGAAGTGTCAGCAGCATATGTCCAGGCCTGGCACCTTTACCCCTCATTTCCCAGTTTCAGCGGCCCGGAGGACCCAATCAAG GTGATGGACGCTATTCTCTGTTAGGGCAGCCCCTCCAGTACAGTTTGTGTCCTCCGTCACTCATGCATGGCCAGTCCTCCTACAGTTCCCATCAG GGTCAAGGAGTAATGAAACACGGAGCACGGGGGAAGAAACAAACCCTTAAATCTGCATCAACAGATCTCGGCACCACTGACGTTG TGGTGAGTCGAGTACTTGAGGTCACAGACCTGCCAGAAGGGATTTCGCGCCTTGAGGCTGAAAAACTCTTTAACCAGCTGTCTCTATGTGGTGCCAAGATTCAGTGGCTGAAGGATCCCCAGGGAGGCCGGGCAGGAGGCTGCGGCTCCGGTCCCGGAGCGGGGCCCTCTGGGACCGGAGCCTCTATGGCCAGCATGAGAATGAAGGGGGACAGCCATGACCCGGCGCACCTCTACACAGTGGTGGCAGTGTTCCCCAGCACCATGGCTGCCCAGAGTGCTTCCTTCAAACTTAACAACAGTGGGGCCAGCCTCTTCAAACTGAGGGCGGCGAAAAAGAACTATGACCTGCGTGTGCTGGAGAGAGCCAGTTCCCAGTGA
- the r3hdm2 gene encoding R3H domain-containing protein 2 isoform X6 encodes MDCTLPPAIGQPNTLPYLSWVPHPTPFQHSLSPTKMSVSLTTDIQQEGESGPITEPCNRGKTFPLLQGTKEGTGESLEYEDVSPQDVQKRAPNHSHGRKRAKSNAKLKLVRSLAVCEESSGPFNDGPPESDIIQLHISCPSDKEEEKSSKDEFENEEKEKKDKTPRKMLSRDSSQEYTDSTGIDVHEFLVNTLKNNPRDRMMLLKLEQDILEFINDDNNQYKKFPQMTSYHRMLLHRVAAYFGMDHNVDQTGKAVIINKTGNTRIPEQRFSEHIKDERNMDFQKKFILKRDDASMDKDDNQIRVPLQDGRRSKSIEEREEEYQRVRDRIFAREVSFFLQSSQNGYINDNRGNRESSSRASSSRQSSTDSDMKCLEPRPWSSTDSDSSNRTLRPPVTKASSFSGISILTRGDSLGSNKGSQGSCKGSRSGLPLISPDLCPPASVPQPSRSLLPCPAQQPQQTQPQAPPQTALLPTPQQHPMGNHMIAQPVASLQPSQPVSYSSPSCPQVLLPLSPPQQYTMGEELASQFTQMTLSRQGSTENPEPPPMYQAPPTVLSQHPPPQTGYIMATTGQPMPPPAGYQPATGHTHPPPPPPPPSQPVLQAPPPQSYMQPPPPQQIQVSYYPPGQFASTGQQYRVSQPVSHQVSYPAQRSQPMPQPTQQSGLQTMIPSQQPSYQGMMGVQQASNPGLLNSQRAGIGGQMQSIMVQYPQMPSYQVPVANENQQVVQPQYQQQVMVPVSQSVQGPMPVYYSVITPTQQNSTSPSVSYLQPPSSEQYQMTQSPSPCNPQPLQQQYSASCAPSGVPAPGPGVMVMQLSVPNGPQPSQNPPLVQWNPCKYYSIEQRPSKPGELYKPDNTPQATTQLTSPLASPTQSPTPSPSGSVSSICPGLAPLPLISQFQRPGGPNQGDGRYSLLGQPLQYSLCPPSLMHGQSSYSSHQGQGVMKHGARGKKQTLKSASTDLGTTDVVVSRVLEVTDLPEGISRLEAEKLFNQLSLCGAKIQWLKDPQGGRAGGCGSGPGAGPSGTGASMASMRMKGDSHDPAHLYTVVAVFPSTMAAQSASFKLNNSGASLFKLRAAKKNYDLRVLERASSQ; translated from the exons ATGGACTGCACTTTGCCTCCTGCTATAGGCCAACCCAATACACTTCCTTA cctctCCTGGGTACCCCACCCAACCCCTTTCCAACACTCACTCTCTCCTACGAAGATGTCAGTGAGTCTGACAACAGACATCCAGCAGGAGGGAGAAAGTGGGCCAATTACTGAGCCCTGCAATCGAGGCAAGACTTTCCCTCTGCTACAAGGTACCAAGGAAGGAACGGGGGAGAGCCTGGAGTATGAAGATGTCTCCCCACAAGATGTACAG AAACGGGCACCCAACCACAGCCATGGTAGGAAAAGGGCCAAG TCCAATGCAAAACTGAAGTTGGTACGAAGTCTGGCAGTTTGTGAAGAGTCCTCTGGTCCATTCAACGATGGACCTCCAGAATCG GATATCATCCAGCTTCACATTAGCTGTCCATCAGATAAAGAGGAGGAGAAGTCTTCAAAAGATGAATTTGAAAATGAagagaaggagaagaaggacAAGACTCCTAGAAAGATGTTGTCACGTG ATTCCAGCCAGGAATACACTGACTCCACGGGCATCGATGTTCATGAGTTTTTGGTCAACACACTGAAAAACAATCCCAG GGATCGAATGATGCTGCTTAAACTAGAACAAGATATCCTGGAGTTTATTAATGATGACAA tAACCAATATAAGAAGTTTCCTCAAATGACTTCTTATCACCGAATGCTGCTGCACCGTGTAGCTGCCTACTTCGGCATGGACCACAATGTGGATCAGACAGGCAAGGCTGTCATCATCAACAAAACTGGCAATACGCGCAT CCCAGAACAAAGGTTCTCTGAACACATCAAGGACGAAAGAAACATggactttcaaaaaaaattcaTTCTTAAGAGAGACGATGCAAGTATGGACAAAGACGACAATCAG ATCCGTGTGCCACTGCAGGACGGGCGGCGTAGCAAGTCTATAGAGGAGCGAGAGGAAGAATATCAACGGGTACGAGACCGGATCTTTGCCCGAGAA gtttccttttttttacagtcctCACAAAATGGATACATCAATGACAACAG AGGGAATCGCGAGAGCTCAAGCCGGGCATCTAGCAGTCGTCAAAGCAGTACAGATAGTGACATGAAGTGCCTGGAGCCGCGACCCTGGAGCAGTACGGATTCGGACAGTTCCAACCGCACACTTCGGCCACCTGTCACCAAGGCCAGCAGCTTCTCTGGCATCTCCATCCTCACCAGAGGCGATAGCCTTGGTAGCAACAAAGGATCACAGGGAAGCTGCAAAGGCTCCCGCTCTG GCCTTCCTCTGATCAGTCCTGATTTGTGTCCTCCAGCTTCAGTCCCACAACCCAGTCGTAGCCTGCTTCCTTGCCCCGCTCAACAGCCACAGCAAACACAGCCCCAGGCTCCACCACAGACTGCCCTGCTCCCCACACCCCAGCAGCACCCCATGGGTAACCACATGATTGCTCAG CCGGTGGCGTCTCTGCAGCCCTCTCAGCCTGTCTCCTACTCCAGCCCTTCCTGCCCCCAGGTTCTCCTGCCACTTTCTCCTCCCCAGCAGTACACAATG GGTGAAGAACTCGCGTCTCAGTTCACCCAGATGACACTCAGTAGGCAAGGATCAACTGAGAATCCTGAGCCACCCCCCATGTATCAGGCTCCTCCCACTGTTCTGTCACAACATCCCCCTCCACAGACGGGATACATCATGGCTACCACTGGCCAGCCGATGCCGCCTCCAGCCGGCTATCAGCCTGCTACTGGACACACCCAtcctccaccaccacctcctcctccatcccagCCTGTCCTGCAAGCTCCGCCTCCACAAAGCTATATGCAGCCACCTCCACCTCAGCAG ATACAGGTGTCCTACTACCCTCCGGGCCAATTTGCAAGCACAGGTCAGCAGTACAGGGTGTCCCAGCCCGTGTCCCACCAGGTGTCGTACCCTGCCCAGCGCTCCCAACCCATGCCTCAGCCCACCCAGCAGTCAG GTCTTCAGACCATGATCCCCAGCCAGCAACCAAGCTACCAAGGCATGATGGGAGTCCAACAGGCTTCAAACCCTGGTTTGCTCAATTCTCAAAGAGCTGGCATAGGAGGACAAATGCAAAGCATAATGGTCCAGTACCCACAGATGCCATCATATCAG GTTCCAGTGGCAAATGAAAACCAACAGGTGGTGCAACCGCAGTACCAGCAGCAGGTCATGGTACCAGTTAGTCAGTCTGTCCAGGGACCCATGCCCGTCTACTACAGTGTTATCACACCCACACAGCAGAACAGCACAAG CCCGTCAGTAAGTTACTTGCAGCCTCCGAGCTCTGAGCAGTACCAGATGACACAGTCACCGTCTCCCTGCAACCCTCAACCACTGCAACAGCAATATTCTG CTTCCTGTGCTCCCTCAGGAGTGCCCGCCCCTGGACCCGGGGTGATGGTCATGCAGCTGAGTGTCCCCAATGGACCCCAGCCTTCCCAGAATCCCCCTTTGGTCCAGTGGAACCCGTGCAAGTACTACAGTATAGAGCAGAGGCCCAGCAAACCAGGGGAGCTCTATAAACCTGACAACACTCCACAG GCCACTACTCAGCTGACAAGTCCATTGGCCTCCCCCACTCAGTCTCCCACCCCGTCTCCCTCCGGAAGTGTCAGCAGCATATGTCCAGGCCTGGCACCTTTACCCCTCATTTCCCAGTTTCAGCGGCCCGGAGGACCCAATCAAG GTGATGGACGCTATTCTCTGTTAGGGCAGCCCCTCCAGTACAGTTTGTGTCCTCCGTCACTCATGCATGGCCAGTCCTCCTACAGTTCCCATCAG GGTCAAGGAGTAATGAAACACGGAGCACGGGGGAAGAAACAAACCCTTAAATCTGCATCAACAGATCTCGGCACCACTGACGTTG TGGTGAGTCGAGTACTTGAGGTCACAGACCTGCCAGAAGGGATTTCGCGCCTTGAGGCTGAAAAACTCTTTAACCAGCTGTCTCTATGTGGTGCCAAGATTCAGTGGCTGAAGGATCCCCAGGGAGGCCGGGCAGGAGGCTGCGGCTCCGGTCCCGGAGCGGGGCCCTCTGGGACCGGAGCCTCTATGGCCAGCATGAGAATGAAGGGGGACAGCCATGACCCGGCGCACCTCTACACAGTGGTGGCAGTGTTCCCCAGCACCATGGCTGCCCAGAGTGCTTCCTTCAAACTTAACAACAGTGGGGCCAGCCTCTTCAAACTGAGGGCGGCGAAAAAGAACTATGACCTGCGTGTGCTGGAGAGAGCCAGTTCCCAGTGA